A part of Strix aluco isolate bStrAlu1 chromosome 21, bStrAlu1.hap1, whole genome shotgun sequence genomic DNA contains:
- the LOC141933202 gene encoding glutamine-rich protein 2-like, translating to MERLNERMQETLSRVAGQEQGWHQVQRQLSEEMDSKLDRLELGPFRQQLEEHWRSILEQLKEKEPLTEADDAAGMKKQLLAHFHCLSCDRPLSMLAPGPHIAAIPYMPPLPPHLAGRSHTVVELEQTRQHSHKERVGECRYPHVPRQCGGRHTVTHPLQRCPHPQPHPPSTPRPLQPRALLPIKHDETELSGQDGHIYRGRRVRQLPVLVGKEDFPRAKPKLSPRQWDAKDTSRLLSRPQSTASSLSQPGIPTSPEHRPASSHGRLSQARGLLVPLQPSWDGSSTPEARQDRGSPTEAPPPRPPSRRGSVSGQQQ from the exons ATGGAGCGGCTGAATGAGAGGATGCAGGAGACGCTGAGCCGGGtggcggggcaggagcagggctggcaccaggTCCAGCGGCAGCTCAGTGAAGAGATGGACTCCAAG CTGGACCGCCTGGAGCTGGGGCCTTtccggcagcagctggaggagcactgGAGGAGCATCCTGGAGCAGCTCAAGGAGAAGGAGCCGCTGACGGAGGCtgacgatgcagctgggatgAAGAA gcagctgctggcccatTTCCACTGCCTGTCCTGCGACCGGCCCCTCAGCATGCTGGCGCCTGGCCC gcacatCGCGGCCATCCCGTACATGCCAccgctccccccccaccttgcCGGGCGCTCCCATACTGTCGTGGAGCTGGAGCAAACACGGCAGCACAGCCACAA GGAGCGGGTGGGCGAGTGCAGGTACCCCCACGTGCCGCGGCAATGCGGGGGCCGGCACACCGTCACCCACCCGCTGcagcgctgcccgcacccccagccccacccgcCCAGCACCCCGCGGCCGCTCCAGCCCCGCGCCCTGCTCCCCATCAAG cacgaCGAGACGGAGCTGTCGGGCCAGGATGGCCACATCTACAGGGGCCGGCgggtcaggcagctgcctgtgctcgtGGGCAAGGAGG acTTCCCCAGGGCCAAGCCCAAGCTGTCCCCGAGGCAGTGGGATGCCAAGGACACCAGCCGCCTGCTCTCCCGGCCCCAGAGCACTGCGTCGTCGCTCAGCCAGCCAG GCATCCCCACCTCGCCAGAGCACAGGCCAGCCTCCTCCCACGGCCGCCTCTCCCAGGCACGGGGGCTCCTCGTGCCCCTCCAGCCCTCGTGGGACGGATCCAGCACCCCGGAAGCCAGGCAGGACCGGGGGTCCCCGACCGAAGCCCCACCACCCCGGCCACCGAGCAGGCGAGGAAGCGTCTCTGGCCAGCAGCAATAA